CAACTCATTATTATagatgcaccaaattagtctcTCACTTTACATTAAGTAACTCATTTTAATCCTTGAAATTGAGTCATACAACAAATTAGTTCCTTCACtagttttttctcattttttctataaattcaaaattcacaatatctTTAAATccattaatttcaattctattttttcatatattatttaaatacaaatgcttttataaaatatttttttctgttgCGGGTACTCCTAACCGCCGTCTTGGAGTTGACGTGAAGATATTTCAAACACCTCCACTACCATCTCCAACCTCTTTAATTTTATCTAGATGGAAGAGGTCggaaatgataatgagggtGTTTAAAGTGTTTTCAGTCTAACCCATTACACACAATAAAAATGTATATTTCATAAGAActgaaaaaaatgtatattttaattcttgttttcttattaaaaacacatttttctttatgaaaaaaatgtatctaatcaatcatataattttttttataggaatatatttatatattacaaaatttaccaatgttaaattattatagaaacaaattatataattaaaactaaaatcttaaaaattttataaaagcacttgtatttaaatgatatatgaaaaaatagaattgaaattagtgCATCCAagatattgaaaattttaaatttttaaaaagaataaaaaaaactggTGAAGTGACTAGTTTGGTGTACGACatttaattttagagattaaaatgagtcacttaatgcAAAGTGAGGGATTAATTTGGTACATTTACAATGATGACATATGGATGACACATGGACGAATATTGTTGCGACATACGGCACAAATAAATACGTGGCCAAATAGCATTGTGACACATGACATAACCATCCACATCAGCATGTCACGTGTCATTGGTCAACATATCATCATACTATTATATGTGGCCAAATCATGGAGTGACATGTGTCACTAACAGCCCACGTAATTAAGCCATGTCATCACATCATTAATGAAAAATGGATCGAGGACTAACATAGGATATTTTTGTCAATCTCAAAAATGTAATTAGTACAATTAAAATCCATGAACGATTTGAATGCACAatgctaattttaaaatttaacttgtATTAATTAGCGTCAAAGTGGCGCAAAAGCTTGCATGGACCGTCGTAAATATAAGTCtcctaaaaaaatcctatttTAACGATGTCTGTGTAGGTAAGACGCAGTTGTGTTGCAGTGAAGATTCTAAAGTCAAACAAAAGTTGGAACTTTCACATTCAAATCCGAAGATTTAGATGGGATGATGTTCCGTGACAAAATAACAAAGATTTACCTTCGCATCAGCATAAAATTTTAAGTGAAGCATTTACTAGTCAAAAGTCAAAAcatgattaatttaatttgagtaTACCTTTTTCACTTCTATTTAATGATGTATTGTTAAATCGTgtgataaatttaatatttaatagtatCTCTAAACAAGTTGAAATTCGTTAATATACTAACACAAAATTAAATACTGTTTCAAGTTTATAATTGTTTGTTGTAGTGTACATGTGATGAGtttataaaataattcataatcaattaataattgattttatatatacacataaattaCCATTGCATTGAAATTGATCCATCTTAGTAAGTAGAAGAGTACGGTAGTGGAACATATAATAGAGTTGAAAAATATTCCAAGGTAGGTAAAGTAAACCTATAAGTTACTTAGATCGTAATTTTCAGCACATCATTGGGTATCTCTACCAGTGatggagaagaaaacaaaacttATTTGTAGAGTAGTAGCCATAGCAATATGTACAAAACAGCACTCAAAAATGTGTAGTCAAGttgaaaattcaaattctagCATGCTGTGACATTTGCATTATTatgtttatataatttttcttcgTTGAATTTAtccagagaagaaaagaaagagactcCTCACCAGACATTAGTGGATTTCTtttatctagggtttttaatTAAACCCAAGTTATAGCTATCAATATATTTTTAGGTCATTACTGAACGTTGCTGTCCAATTTGACTCTGACCCTAATTTTTAGAGCTTGCCAAAGAACGGTTCTATCCCATTGCCAATAGTAACTGTACACGAATCTTTGAAATTAAGTGATACTATACATCCATAATATTCGTTATCTCATAATTTCTCTGGGACGAAGAAACGAAGCAAGGGTCTTACTTATGTTTGAAGTTATTAGCTTCCATCTTCGCTAAATAGGTTTGTTCGGTAGTCGGTTTCCGGACAGGTCGGGTGAGTAGGTGAGGGAGTGGGAACGCCTCTACTTCGGTCGTGCTGGAATTGGACTTGCCGAGTAGCCGAGTACTCGTTGCAGAAGGAGAATgaggggggtgccacctgcaaagacactccgacgctctagtcagcAATGTGCAGGCGGAAAAATGGTTAGATGAAAGGGTATGACGTACCTCGAGGGAAGGGTAGGTCCTTCCCTATTTATAccgtgtcagaggtgggccctGGGGGGACAGGCCCATTTTCCCCGAAGCTTCCTCAACCATATTGATGGGGTGACGAGGACGCGTGTCCTGGCACCGTGGCGAGCGCTAAGATCTCGGTCACCCGGATCGGGTTCTCGATGGGTCGGGCCGACCCGCTCGTGGTTTGGACCGGaccgtaacagtgcccccacgcGCCGATAATCAGCCGCATAGGCTGTTGGCGGCAAGTTTTCTATCATTGTCGTCGCTTGGTCGGTCGTTCGTGTGGGAGACGCGCTGCCCGCATGCGTGCCCGTTCGCGGTTCGGGGCGTTCCTTTGTCGCCTCGTTTCTCGCGcggggcattaaatgcccataaAGGATTGAAAAACCCCGTGTGTGCAAAGACGGTTCTGCCCCCAGGTCTTTCGCGCTTCCACTAGAGCGGTTTTGAACAGTTTTATCTTTCTGTTCTTCTTCCATTTACTTTGCTTTTCTGATCATACTGCCCATTCGTCCTTCCTGCGCTCTCATCACACAAAGGTTGTTTCCATTGCTCTAGTGTGCTTCATCCTTATTTGAATTTTCTCAATTCATCCAGGTAactacttcttttccttttacttcaATGATTGTTTGCATGTCTGCCATGATCATTTTTCCTATGCTTGCTCTTTTCTTGTTGTTTATGGGCGCATTTTTGTGGATGCACTTTCGTTTTCTTTTGTTGACTGTGGTGTGTCATGGGGggtttatgtttttgttttggtCTTGGTTTGTTTGGTCCCCCTTGTGGTCACGGCACGAGGGGTTTCTTTGGGTTCTTCCCGGATTCCGGCCTCACGGACTAACCGCGCGGTGCCCCCACTGTAGGTATGCCTCGTGTCGTTAGCCGAGCTTCAAGCTCCGCCGCGGGTTATGACCCGTATGCGTGGGTGGTTTCCGACCTCAGAAACTCTCCCAATCAGATGGGTGAGGAGGAGCTAACGGAATTTCGCCAGGCCGAATATCTCTGTGGGGGTACCGACGAGGAGGCGAACTATGATGTTTATGTCCCCGCCCCTCACGAGCGGCTTTATGAAATTAATTTCAATGCCCCCCGGGTTGCCGATTGGATCTGGTTTTACAAGGCCATGTTCACTCAGGTCGGGGTCCGCATCCCCTTTTCCCCCTTTCAAATGAGCCTCCTAAACCGGATTTCCGTGGCACCGTCTCAATTGCACCCGAACAGCTGGGCATCCATTCGCTGCTTTGAGATGGTGTGCGAGTACTTAGAGCTACCGATCTCTGTTGACGTCTTCCTATTTTTCTTTAATCTAACTAACCCTTCAACGGAGGGGAAACACAAGAAAgggttcatgtccttccggTCTGCCCAGGGCCGGAGAATCTTTGGCTTGTTCGAGGACTCCTACCTTGGGTTCAAGGACAAGTACTTTAAGGTCCGCCCGGTTAAGGGTCGTCACCCTTTTTGGTTATCTTTGGAAAAGGAGCGCCTCATCCCGACGTATTGGAGTTTCGGGGCGGGGTCTAATCCTTTTATCAAAGTTACTTATAAAGGGATGTCGACCGTGGATCGGCGGATAGCCGACATTTTGTGGGCGGTTCTTGGGAGGAATAACGTGAATCCTCATCTCCTCATGGGTAACCGGGAGGCCGCCCGAGATTATATCCGTGAGTTCTCTTGTCGTGTAGTCGCTTGTTTGAATTTTCCTTTGCTGCTTCCATTAACTTGTTCATTTTTCAATTTGTTCTATAGTGGGGCTTTCTGCCGAAGTGACCGGCATGGATAACTTGTATCAAACCTTTCTTCAGGATGACGAGGGTGAGGAGACCGGAGGACAGCAGGTGACGGTTCCTCCGGAAGTGCCTCCTCCTGAAGTCGACGCGTCTGCTAAATTTGCCACTCCTACTTCCGCAACCCCAATTCCTCCCGAGGTTCCTATTCCCGGGCACTCGTCCTCTTCTCGCCGGGAGAATGAGGAGGAGTTGTCCGTCATCCCCACTCCCAAGAGACAGAGGTCGTAGTCTAGCCCCGAGGGGGTCTTGACTGTCATGGAGAGAAATTTTGATGCCGCTTCATTCATAGATGCCCAACTGCTTCCGGGCACGGAGGATCACTTCCATGGCACCGACCTCTCGGGGCAGGCTCGGTGGATGTACCGTACCCTTCTTCGTGGCGCGGCCATAGCCCGAAAGGCTGAGTTTGAGCTTTCCGGTATGGCCTCGCTTCGTCGGAAGCTTGAGTCTGCGGTTGATGCCAATAACAAGTACAAAACCCAAGTAAAAATGCTTCAGGATCAGTTAGTTGAAGCGGGGAACAAGCTTGACGCCGCTCAGAAAAAGACTGCTTTAGCCGAGGAGAAATTGAAAACTGCCGACGCCTCCGTGTCCCGTTTGACGGAGCAGGAGCAGACCTTGAAAAGCCAGCTAACCGCTGCACAAGGTCGGCTGTCCGCCCTGGAGAAAGAACGGGACAAAGCGGAGGCAGCTGCCAAGGCTGCCCGGGAGGAGGCTGAGTTGTTTAAACGGAAGCATAAGGAAGTCAAGGAGTAGGGCAAGAATGCGATTTTTATGACTGAAGAGGCCCTCAAAGCTCAGGTGAAGATCGTTTCCCCGGAGTTCGATGTGTCGGCGATCGGAGTTTTCAAGACCATTAAGGATGGCAAAGTTGTCGATATGCCGAAAAAGTGATGTTTGTATTGTTTGAAGTTTTTGAACTTGTTACTATGACTTTGGCGCCCGTTAGTGGGTTTGTGGGCTTGTTTGCCCGTAAGTTTAACTTCTTGTTTTATTTGTCGTCCTAGTTTGCCTTCTCCCGGGGTAGACGGGCCGATGTCGTTACGCCTCAGGACGAGGTCGTTTTCTTCGAACTTTCTTTTGAGTGCTTTGGCATTGTAGCGTAAGGCCATTCTTTGTTTTAGCGCTGCTTCTGCCAGATGGGCCATTTCCCTGGTTTCTTCTATCAGGTCTTTCTCGACGGCTTCCTCTACTCCCTCCAGGAGTAATCGTGGACTCGACTCTCCGATCTCTACAGAAATCACTGCGTCTGACCCATAGGTTAGTCGGAAAGGTGTCTCTTTAATGGAGGATTGCTCGGTTGTTCGGTAGGACCAAAGGACCGAGGCTAGCTCATCGGACCAAGCGCCTTTCTTGCCATCCAGCCTCTTCTTGAGCCCTTGCAGGATGATCTTATTTGCGGACTCAACCTGCCCGTTTGTCTGTGGGTGCTCTACCGAGGAGAATCTCTGCTTTATGCCCAGGCCGGTgaggaattctgtgaacttTTTGTCGGTGAATTGTGTCCCGTTGTCCGAGATGACGACTTCTGGGATACCGAATCGTGTTATGACTTGTCTCCACATGAATTTCCTGCAATTGGACGAGGATATGCTGGCCAGCGGTTCggcctctatccattttgtgTAGTAGTCGATAGCGACTATGAGGTACTTTACTTGTCCCGGGCCAACGGGAAAAGGTCCTAAGAGATCGACTCCCCACTGCGAGAATGGTCGAGAGGCCGTTAGCAAGCTGAGCTCAGAGGCCGGTGCACGATGAAAGTTGGCGTTTTCTTGGCACTTGACACACTTCTTAACGAATTCCTTGGAGTCAGCCATCATCGATGGCCAGTAATATCCGGCTCGGATTAGCTTCCTCGCTAGGGCTTTGCCTCCTATATGGTGGCCACAGCATCCTTCATGGACTTCCCTGAGGACGTAATCCGTCTGGTCGGGGTGTAAACACTTCAGTAGGGGATGATTGAATCCCTTCCTGAAAAGCTGACCCTGGATGATGGCATATCTGGCGGCTTCCCTTCTTAACTTTTTGGCATCTTTTTCGTTGTCGGGGAGCTTGCTGTTTTCTAAGAAGTCGATAATGGGATCCAACCAGGAGGGGCTTAGGTTCGAGAGGTGTAATGTGACTGTCGGCTCCTTCAACTTTCCTTGGATTAGAGACCGGTTACCCTCTCCCAGTTTGGTGCTAGCCAACTTTGACAAGAGATCTGCCCGTGTGTTCCTCTCTCTCGGGACGTGCTGGATCGTGACTTCTTCAAACTTTCGGCTCAAGTCCTTGACTTTTTCCAAGTATTTCTGTAGCAGTGAGTCCCTAGCTTGATAACTTCCATTTACTTGGGAGGTGACGATTTGCGAATCGCTGCATATCTCCAACCTTGTTGCCCCGACCTCCGCTGCTAAGGTTAAGCCTCCTATAAGGGTTTCGTACTCTGGTTGGTTGTTTGAAACGGGAAAATCAAACTTGATTGACTGTTCGTATACGACTCCAGCCGGGCTTTCCAGGATAATCCCGGCACCCCCGAACGTCTGGTTGGAGGCTCCATCTACATAGAGCTTCCACCGTGTGTTCGTGTCTTCGACCAGATCCCCTGTTACTTCCACTAGAAAATCCGCCATCGCCTGCGCTTTGATGGCTTGCCGGGGTTCGTATCGTATGTCGTATTGAGAGAGTTCAATCGACCAGGTCATCATTCTCCCCGCCAAGTCGGGTTTTTGGAGCACTTGCCGGATCCCCTGATCCGTTCTTACGACGATCTGGTGACTTTGGAAGTATTGCTTCAATCTCCTCGAAGAGGTCAGGAGTGCCAGAGCTAACTTTTCCAATTTGTTATATCTTAGCTCTGCCCCTTGTAAGGCCCTGCTGACAAAATAGACTGGTTGTTGTGTCCGTCCTTCTTCTCGTACCAAAACTGATGCCAAGGCTTCTCCTGTTATGGCGATGTACAGGTATAACGGCTCCCCTTCTTTTGGCTTCCCGAGGATAGGTGGTGCCGCCAGGATCTCTTTAAAATGCCGGAAGGCTTCCTCGCATGCGGGTGTCCATTCGAACGCCATTCCTCTCTTCATGAGATTGAAGAAAGGTAGGGCCTTTGTTGCTGACGCTCCGAGAAAATGTGATAATGAGGCCAGCCGACTTGCCAACCTTTGGACGTCCTTGATACTACCTGGGCTCTTCATTTGGAGTATCGCCTGGCACTTCTCCGGGTTGGCTTCTACCCCTCTTTGGGTTATCACGAATCCGAGGAACTTTCCAGCTTCCACAGCGAAAGCACACTTGAGGGGATTCAGCCTCATACCGTGTTGCCTGAGGGACGCGAATACACTCGCCAGGTCGTTCAAAAGGTCGTCAGGTCGTGTTGTTTTGGCGAGgatgtcatccacgtagactTCAACTGTCTTCCCTATGAGGTCGTGGAATATCCTATTCATCAGCCTCTGGTATGTTGCTCCCGCATTTTTTAGGCCGAATGGCATCACCTTATAGCAGAAAGTTCCTCCTGGCGTTATGAACGCCGTCTTGTCTTCGTCTGGacggtgcatcggtatctggttgtaaccggagtaggcgtccatgaaactTAGATACCGGTATCCCGCCGCAGCATCGACGAGTGCATCTATGTTAGGGAGAGGGAAGCAATCTTTGGGACATGCTTTGTTAAGGTTAGAATAGTCTacacacattctccacttgCCGTTGTGCTTTTTCACCAACACTACATTCGAGAGCCATGTAGAGTAGTCTACTTCCCGTATGAAGCCTGCTTCTAGGAGGCTGGCCGTCTGCCTGGCCACCTCCTCTGCTCTTTCCGCCGACATCTTTCTCCTCCGTTGGGCCACTGGGCGTGCTTTCGCCTTGACGGCTAGA
This portion of the Arachis duranensis cultivar V14167 chromosome 6, aradu.V14167.gnm2.J7QH, whole genome shotgun sequence genome encodes:
- the LOC107494669 gene encoding uncharacterized protein LOC107494669, producing MNLEGVGDEVRFRAFPVTLAGPAIRWFNGLPQGSIYSFSDISRAFLAQFTTRIAKAKHPINLLGVTQRQGEATRRYLDRFNDECLEIDGLTDSVASLCLTNGLLNENFRKHLTTKPVWTMHEIQTVAKEYINDEEVSRVVAANKRQPNYNKTRQQGNGERPKGQTREEALSKAPRTFPRVGKFTNYTPLTLPIVEVYQQIVEKGILPKPRPLKDRTGGNKNLYCDYHKGYGHLTQDCFDLKDALEQAIREEKLAAFSHLIREPRRRYRDQDEEGKTRSAKRRQEPEGGEHGLTVINVVTAKNAAPRSRSAHKKDTKILSISSSSTRNSKKPPFISFSPEEQWFDDVPENPPMVITARVGTGLVKRILVDTGADSNIMFRNVFDALGLKDADLMTHQHGFIGLGDHFIKPDGIISLPISVGQSQDRRSAMAEFVILRDSTAYNIILGRKTINDFEAIINTKLLIMKFVTDDGSIGSIRGDLETAVACDNASLSLRKKSKEASGVFLADLDTRVDDKPRPEPEGDLEKFRIGDEEERFTFVNKNLPHELKEPLVEMIRANKDLFAWTPADMPGIDPKIILHHLAVKAKARPVAQRRRKMSAERAEEVARQTASLLEAGFIREVDYSTWLSNVVLVKKHNGKWRMCVDYSNLNKACPKDCFPLPNIDALVDAAAGYRYLSFMDAYSGYNQIPMHRPDEDKTAFITPGGTFCYKVMPFGLKNAGATYQRLMNRIFHDLIGKTVEVYVDDILAKTTRPDDLLNDLASVFASLRQHGMRLNPLKCAFAVEAGKFLGFVITQRGVEANPEKCQAILQMKSPGSIKDVQRLASRLASLSHFLGASATKALPFFNLMKRGMAFEWTPACEEAFRHFKEILAAPPILGKPKEGEPLYLYIAITGEALASVLVREEGRTQQPVYFVSRALQGAELRYNKLEKLALALLTSSRRLKQYFQSHQIVVRTDQGIRQVLQKPDLAGRMMTWSIELSQYDIRYEPRQAIKAQAMADFLVEVTGDLVEDTNTRWKLYVDGASNQTFGGAGIILESPAGVVYEQSIKFDFPVSNNQPEYETLIGGLTLAAEVGATRLEICSDSQIVTSQVNGSYQARDSLLQKYLEKVKDLSRKFEEVTIQHVPRERNTRADLLSKLASTKLGEGNRSLIQGKLKEPTVTLHLSNLSPSWLDPIIDFLENSKLPDNEKDAKKLRREAARYAIIQGQLFRKGFNHPLLKCLHPDQTDYVLREVHEGCCGHHIGGKALARKLIRAGYYWPSMMADSKEFVKKCVKCQENANFHRAPASELSLLTASRPFSQWGVDLLGPFPVGPGQVKYLIVAIDYYTKWIEAEPLASISSSNCRKFMWRQVITRFGIPEVVISDNGTQFTDKKFTEFLTGLGIKQRFSSVEHPQTNGQVESANKIILQGLKKRLDGKKGAWSDELASVLWSYRTTEQSSIKETPFRLTYGSDAVISVEIGESSPRLLLEGVEEAVEKDLIEETREMAHLAEAALKQRMALRYNAKALKRKFEENDLVLRRNDIGPSTPGEGKLGRQIKQEVKLTGKQAHKPTNGRQSHSNKFKNFKQYKHHFFGISTTLPSLMVLKTPIADTSNSGETIFT